From the Tripterygium wilfordii isolate XIE 37 chromosome 6, ASM1340144v1, whole genome shotgun sequence genome, one window contains:
- the LOC120000041 gene encoding uncharacterized protein LOC120000041, with amino-acid sequence MRANSMSEVQKNRQASYHQFRRASESHEHAIAIYEPSEGVLGASASINLWRPLVERGGKEYSAAQIRIMSGTKEDFDAIEVGWHVFPWFYGDNDDDDDANGDGNTRFFISWTNNSYRRSCYNDECEGFVMESDKIALGSVLRPISSYDGGQYDLNVGLWKDSESKRWWLSYNYTNVGYWPEELFTHLRTSGRKVEWGGEIFNRKIHNRHTSTEMGSGQFAKEEYGRAAYFKELKVLVGGTDPGWILPRSVTGLTSNPNCYSIKPHTDIDGFGNGGFFYGGPGSGSPSCV; translated from the exons ATGAGAGCAAATTCTATGTCTGAAGTCCAAAAGAACCGACAAGCTTCTTATCATCAGTTTCGTCGTGCATCTGAAAGCCACGAG CATGCAATAGCAATTTATGAACCATCAGAGGGAGTACTTGGAGCATCGGCAAGTATAAACTTGTGGCGGCCATTAGTTGAGAGAGGTGGCAAAGAATATAGTGCTGCTCAAATTCGAATCATGTCAGGAACAAAGGAAGATTTTGATGCTATTGAAGTTGGATGGCAT GTCTTCCCATGGTTCTATGGTGAtaatgacgatgatgatgatgccaaTGGTGATGGCAATACAAGATTTTTCATTTCCTGGACT AATAATTCGTACCGAAGGTCATGCTACAATGATGAATGTGAAGGATTTGTTATGGAAAGCGATAAAATAGCCTTAGGAAGTGTACTTAGGCCAATATCATCATATGATGGTGGACAATACGATTTGAATGTTGGTCTTTGGAAG GATTCCGAGTCAAAAAGGTGGTGGTTGTCGTATAATTATACGAATGTGGGTTATTGGCCAGAAGAGTTATTTACTCACTTGAGAACATCCGGCAGAAAAGTAGAATGGGGTGGTGAGATCTTCAACAGGAAGATCCACAACAGACACACGTCCACAGAGATGGGTTCTGGCCAATTTGCAAAAGAGGAATATGGCAGAGCAGCTTATTTTAAAGAACTAAAGGTTCTTGTCGGAGGTACTGACCCTGGTTGGATTTTGCCTCGAAGTGTTACAGGATTGACGAGCAACCCCAATTGCTACAGCATCAAGCCTCACACTGACATTGATGGCTTTGGCAATGGTGGCTTCTTCTACGGGGGTCCAGGCAGCGGCTCTCCTTCCTGTGTTTGA